In Kordia antarctica, the following proteins share a genomic window:
- a CDS encoding SDR family oxidoreductase codes for MRILLTGATGYIGKRLIPILLEMGHSLVCCVRDKQRVPEEISSHERIELIEVDFLNLSSLDKIPTDIDVAYYLIHSMSSSSKFEQMESDCAEHFKTRLEKTNVKQVLYLSGIVNDEQLSKHLQSRKNVENILASKTYALTTFRAGIIVGSGSASFEIIRDLTEKLPIMVAPKWINTKSQPIAIRNVLQYLTKAIGNEKVYNNAYDIFGPKVMTYKEMMMQFAAVRKLKRTIISVPVMTPKLSSYWLYFITTTSYKLAMNLVDSMKVEVIGKPSNINEILDIQPISYKEAVKLAFNKIEQNGVISSWKDALISGRFREKISQHIKVPEYGCFTDEKKRKIIDEEATLDKIWAIGGKTGWYYATFLWKIRGYLDKVFGGIGLRRGRTHPTKLNAGDPLDFWRVLYANKEEKRLLLFAEMRLPGEAWLEFKIEKGELHQRATFRPKGIWGRMYWYAVLPFHGIIFNGMINKLVKKESK; via the coding sequence ATGCGAATTCTACTTACAGGCGCTACTGGATATATCGGAAAACGACTCATTCCAATTTTATTAGAAATGGGACATTCTTTAGTTTGCTGCGTAAGAGACAAACAGCGCGTTCCTGAAGAAATTTCAAGTCATGAACGCATTGAGTTGATCGAAGTCGATTTTTTAAATCTCAGTAGTTTAGACAAAATTCCTACGGATATTGATGTTGCGTATTATTTAATTCATTCTATGTCCTCATCGTCAAAGTTTGAACAAATGGAAAGCGATTGTGCAGAACATTTCAAAACGCGTTTAGAAAAAACCAACGTAAAACAGGTTCTTTATTTGAGTGGAATTGTGAATGATGAACAATTATCCAAACATTTACAATCTCGTAAAAATGTAGAAAATATATTAGCTTCAAAAACTTATGCACTTACGACATTTAGAGCCGGAATTATTGTGGGAAGTGGAAGTGCTTCTTTTGAAATTATTAGAGATTTAACAGAGAAACTACCAATTATGGTTGCGCCAAAGTGGATCAATACAAAATCGCAACCGATTGCAATTCGTAATGTATTGCAATACTTAACTAAAGCAATTGGAAACGAAAAAGTATACAACAACGCGTATGATATTTTTGGACCAAAAGTGATGACATACAAAGAAATGATGATGCAATTTGCAGCAGTTCGAAAGCTGAAAAGAACCATTATTTCTGTTCCTGTAATGACACCAAAATTATCTTCGTATTGGTTGTATTTCATCACGACAACTTCGTATAAATTGGCGATGAATTTGGTAGATAGTATGAAAGTTGAAGTCATTGGAAAGCCAAGCAACATCAATGAAATACTAGACATTCAACCAATTTCTTATAAAGAAGCTGTAAAACTTGCGTTTAATAAAATTGAGCAAAATGGTGTGATTTCTAGCTGGAAAGATGCATTAATTAGTGGACGCTTTCGCGAAAAAATATCTCAGCATATTAAAGTTCCTGAATATGGTTGTTTTACAGATGAAAAAAAACGCAAAATCATTGATGAAGAAGCAACGCTTGATAAAATTTGGGCAATCGGCGGCAAAACTGGTTGGTATTATGCAACGTTTTTGTGGAAAATTCGCGGGTACTTAGACAAGGTTTTTGGCGGAATTGGATTGCGTCGCGGACGAACACATCCAACAAAACTCAACGCTGGCGATCCATTAGATTTTTGGCGCGTTTTATATGCCAATAAAGAAGAAAAACGCTTGTTGCTTTTTGCAGAAATGCGTTTGCCTGGTGAAGCTTGGTTAGAATTTAAAATTGAAAAAGGTGAATTACATCAACGCGCAACCTTTAGACCGAAAGGAATTTGGGGACGCATGTATTGGTATGCAGTTTTACCGTTTCACGGGATAATTTTCAATGGAATGATTAATAAATTAGTAAAGAAAGAATCAAAATAA